One window of the Cryptomeria japonica chromosome 7, Sugi_1.0, whole genome shotgun sequence genome contains the following:
- the LOC131856948 gene encoding putative leucine-rich repeat receptor-like serine/threonine-protein kinase At2g24130 — translation MEYLHHDCPLQLVHCDLKPSNVVLDANLTAFVTDFGISRLITTNSIDSLSTTTFSLKGSIGYIAPEYGLGGNVSTEGDVFSYGILILEMVTRKRPSDDMFVGDMNLQNWVRSAFPNRLADIVDSGLFRDVNENMEDSRCLLSFIHVGFLCSNESPRERPSMRDVAKILENLKTTFMGGAGPSNLTPTISDLLRNANATQALASDSQSSTF, via the exons ATGGAATATTTACATCATGATTGTCCCTTGCAACTTGTGCATTGTGATCTAAAACCTAGCAATGTGGTCCTGGATGCCAACTTGACAGCCTTTGTGACTGATTTTGGTATATCCCGTTTGATTACTACAAACTCTATAGATTCACTGAGTACAACAACATTTTCTCTCAAAGGATCTATTGGCTATATTGCTCCAG AGTATGGATTGGGCGGGAATGTTTCTACAGAGGGAGATGTTTTTAGTTATGGAATTCTGATATTAGAGATGGTTACAAGGAAGAGGCCAAGTGATGACATGTTTGTGGGAGACATGAACTTGCAAAACTGGGTGAGATCAGCTTTTCCAAACAGACTGGCAGATATTGTTGATAGTGGGCTATTCAGAGATGTGAATGAAAACATGGAAGACAGTAGATGTCTCCTTTCTTTCATTCATGTTGGTTTTCTTTGTAGCAATGAATCACCAAGGGAACGACCTTCCATGAGAGATGTAGCCAAGATCTTGGAGAACCTGAAGACAACATTCATGGGAGGTGCAGGTCCTTCCAATTTAACACCTACCATATCAGACCTCCTACGCAATGCCAATGCCACACAAGCATTGGCCTCTGACAGTCAAAGTTCTACATTTTAA